Genomic segment of Vicinamibacterales bacterium:
ACGACGCGCGCCCGGAAGTCGCCGTAGGCAAGATAGCTGAGCATCCGGGGCACGAGGATCGGATCCATCAGGTCGCGGCGCTCGGTGTCCGGCATGCCGATGATGGCCATCGGCGCACCCTCCTGCGTCCGGAACAACCCCTCCATCGCCGCCATCTTGACCGGCTGATACCTCGTCACGTTCTCGCCGTTCATCGCGCCGGTCGGGAACAGCGAGGCCAGCGAGAACACCAACCCGCTGATGACGCCGACGCGCAGGCAGTCGCGTCCTGCCTCCTCGTACTTCCTCGAGAGCAGGTAGTAGGCGCCGACGGCCGCCATCACCATCGACGCCGTGACCATCGACCCGCTGATGACGTGCGGATACTGCGACAGCGCGTATGGGTTCGTGAGCAGGGCCCAGAGGCTCGTCAGTTGCGCCCGGCCGTCGACGATCTCGTAGCCCACCGGGTGCTGCATCCAGGCATCGGTTGCGACGATGAAGAACCCGGAGAGGATGGCGCCGGCGGCGACCATGACGGCCGAGAACCAGTGCACGAGGCTCGGCACCCGCTTCTCGCCGAGCAGGAACAGCCCGAGGAACGACGATTCGGCGAAGAACGCGAACACCCCCTCCATGAACAGCGTCTGGCCGACGACGCCACCCGCGAAATGCGAGAATCGGGCCCAGTTCGTGCCGAACTGGAACTCCATCGGGATGCCGGTCACGACGCCCATCGCGAACGTGATCGCGAAGATCCGCGCCCAGAATCGCGCCAGCTGACCGTACCGGTCGTCCTTCCGTCGGAGGTGGAGCGTCTTCAACGTCGCGATCAGCACGCCCAGCCCCATCGTCAGCACGGGGAACAGGTAGTGGAACATGATCGTGAAGCCGAATTGCCACCTGTCGGCAATCAGCGCGTCGTTCATGGTGTGGCGACCTCTCAGTTCTTCACATCGTACCTGTCGCTCGCCGCGCCCATCAACCACTTGTCGAACCAACCCACGATGTGCTGGAGCCGTTCGACACGGTGCCACGGCTGGCCCGAGCGTGAGAGCTCATGGCTCTCGCCGGGAAAGCGTACCATCACAACGGGCTTCTTCAGGTACTTGAGGGCTCGGAACATCACCTCGCCCCCCGCCGCCGGCGGCGTCCGGTAGTCGGCCTCGCCTTCGACGAGCATCAGCGGCGTCGTCACCTTGGCGATGTGCGTGATGGCGGACCGCTCCGCGAAATCGGCCGGGTCCTCCCAGGGTGCCGCGCGGAACCATGTGGGCTGGAACAGCGTGAAGTCGGCGGTGAACCAGAAGCCGCTCCAGTCGGCGATCGATCGCTGTGAGACCGCAGCCGCGAAACGCGTCGTCTGGGTGATCGTCCAGTTCGTGAGGACACCGCCGCCGCTGCCGCCCGTGACGCCCACGCGCTTCTCGTCGACGTATCCACGGCCGACGAGCGCATCGACGCCGGCCATCAGGTCCTTGTAGTCGTCACCCGGATAGTGGAACTGGATGAGGTTGCCGAACTCCTGGCCGTACGAGGAACTGCCGCGCGGGTTGGTGTAGAGGACGACGTAGCCCTTGGCCGCCATCCACGAGAACTCGTGCGTGAACGTGCAGCCGTACGCCGAGTGCGGACCGCCATGGATTTCGAGGATGAGCGGGTACTTCTTCGACGGGTCGAAGCCGGGCGGCTTGAGGATCCAGCCGTTGATCCGGCGGCCGTCGAAGCTGGGGTACCAGATCTCTTCGGGTTCGGCGAGGTCGAGCTGCGAGAAGAGCTGTTCGTTGACGCGCGTGATCTGCTTCATCGGGGGCGGGGCGGATCCGGCGGGCGGAACGTCGAGGACGAAGAGATCGCCGATGGCGGTCGGCGTCGAGACGAGGACCACCGCCTTCGCTCCGTTCCGCGAGAGCGACCAGGACACCACTTCATGGTCTCCCTTCGTCACCGGTGTGACCGCACCGCTCGCAACATCCACGCGGTTGAGATTGGCTCGGCCCTGCTCCGCGGCCAGCGCGAAGATCGATTGGCCGTCGGGCGCCCACTCCACGCCCGGTGAGCCCCCTCCCCTGGGCGGATGCTGGTCGCCGCCGATGCCGCCGCCGATGTCGAAGTCGTAGGCGGTGGTGAGATTCCGGGGCGCCGATGAGCGACCATCCGCTCCGGCCACGAAGAGGTCGGGCTGGTTGTAGGAACGAACGGGTTGCCCCGCGAGACTTCCGACGAGCGCAACCTGGCGTCCATCGGGCGACATCGCCGGCTGACCGAGCGATCCCGTGACGCTCGCGATCTTCGCAGGTTCGCCACCGGCGACCGGCACGGCATAGAGCGCACCGCCTGCGACCTCGTAGTACGGTTCCAGCACGCGGTTCGAGGTGAAGAAGAGCCGCGTCCCGTCGGTCGACCAGGCCGGCGCCGACTCGTCGAACGGACCGGCGGTCACCTGATGCGGCGCGGGACTTCCCGCACCCGCGGCCGCCGCCACGACGGTCCAGATGTGGCTGTGACGCTCTGGGTCCGCGTAGCCGCTGCCGTTCGAGCGGTACGTCGCCTTCGTGATGACGCGGACGTCGCTCTCGTGCGCCGGCAGGCGCTCGGCGTCGGCGGCCGGCGCGGCCCTCGGTTCCTTCCGGTTGTCCGGCGGCACGAGATCCTTCGGCAGCGTCGTCGTCGTGAACGCAAGCAGACGACCATCCGGTGACCACTCGGGTGCGCTGCAGCCGCGCGGAAGGTCCGTGAGCGGCCGGGGTTCGCCGCCGCTGAGGTCGAGGAGGTGGAGCTGGCCGACACCTGGCCGTGCGTCCTTTTCGGCCGCGCGCACGAACGCAATCCGGCGGCCATCGGGCGCCCAGCGCGGCGAGGTGTCGCGCGGGCCGGCGGTCAATCGGCGGGGTGGCTCCTGGCCTGATGTCGGCACGATCCAGAGTGCCGTTTCGTAGCGGTTGTCCTTCGCGTTGACGCTGACGCGCACGAACACGACCTGCGAGCCGTCTGGTGAGATCTGCGGGTCGCCAATCCACACGAAGCGGAAGAGATCGGTGTCGGCAATCGGCCGTCGGGCGGCCAGCAGCGAGGGGCTTGCGAAGAGGCAGGCGAGGCCGAACATCAGGCCGATCCCTGCGGTCAGACGAGCGGCGGCGCGCGGACGGACCATGCGGCGGACGACAGTCATGGCGACTCCTTGTTCTGCCTATCCTATCAGCCGCTGCGGTATCATCGAACGGTCATGATTCTCGACGTGCTCATCGTCGGCGCCGGTCCGTCCGGGCTCGCCGCCGCCATCGCCTGCCAACGCCTCGGCCTCGCGTACGACCTGCTCGAAAAAGGCGTGCTCGTCAACTCGATCTTCCACTTCCCGTCACACATGGCGTTCTTCACCACGCCGGAGTTGCTGGAGGTCGGCGGCTATCCGTTCGTCAGTCCGTTCGAGAAGCCGACCCGCCTCGAAGCGCTACGATACTACCGGCGGGTGGTCGATGGGCAGAGACTCACCGTCACGCTCGGGGAAGAGGTGCAGGGCGTCGAGCGGCAGCCCGCGGACAACACGTTCCTGGTCCGATCGACGACGCGTCACGGCGTCGAGCACCGTCACGTCGCCCGCGCGGTCGTGCTGGCGATTGGCTACTACGACCATCCGAATCGGCTCGGGGTGCCGGGCGAGGACCTCCCGCACGTGTCGCACTACTACGACGAGGCGCATCCGTTCTACCGACAGCGTGTCGTCGTGGTGGGTGGCGCGAACTCTGCCGCCGAATCGGCGCTCGAACTGCATCGGGCCGGCGCGCACGTGACGCTCGTGCACCGGCACGCGGTGCTGGACGACGGGATCAAGTACTGGGTGCGCCCGGACATCCTCAACCGGATCAGCGAAGGATCGATTGCCGTCCGCTATGAAACGGAGGTCGTGGAGATCTCGCGCGACGCGGTCGTCGTTGACCACGCGGGCGCGAGAGACACGATCGCGGCGGACGCCGTGTTTCTGCTGACCGGCTATCACCCCGACCGCGAGTTCCTCGGGCGATGCGGCGTGCAGTTCGACCCGGCCACGTGTGCGCCGGTCCACGATGCCGACACGTTCGAAACGTCGGTTCCCAATCTCTTTCTTGCCGGCGGCGTCACCGTCGGGCACGGCACGGCGCCGGTGTTCATCGAGAACGGCCGGTTGCACGGTGAGAAGATCGTCGCGATGATCGCCCGGCGGCTGTCGTAGCGCGGGTACCATTCATGCCCGATCCGTCCCTCCCGGAGGTCGAATCCTGGCTCGAGCGGCTGTACGTCGCCGCCGAGGGCGCGAGCCTGCGCCAGGAGGACCGACGGAAGGCGAAGGAGGTCGCCGCCATCCTCGGCGAGATCGACGCGATGGCGAAGCGAGTGTCGGCAGATCCCCTGGTGCTCGTGGACGCGGCGGCCGGCAAGAGTTACGTCGGACTGCTGGCGGCAAAGCTGCTGTTCGACGCGGCTGGCCGCGCCGCCCGCGTCGTCGCGATCGA
This window contains:
- a CDS encoding YpdA family putative bacillithiol disulfide reductase, with the protein product MILDVLIVGAGPSGLAAAIACQRLGLAYDLLEKGVLVNSIFHFPSHMAFFTTPELLEVGGYPFVSPFEKPTRLEALRYYRRVVDGQRLTVTLGEEVQGVERQPADNTFLVRSTTRHGVEHRHVARAVVLAIGYYDHPNRLGVPGEDLPHVSHYYDEAHPFYRQRVVVVGGANSAAESALELHRAGAHVTLVHRHAVLDDGIKYWVRPDILNRISEGSIAVRYETEVVEISRDAVVVDHAGARDTIAADAVFLLTGYHPDREFLGRCGVQFDPATCAPVHDADTFETSVPNLFLAGGVTVGHGTAPVFIENGRLHGEKIVAMIARRLS
- a CDS encoding cytochrome ubiquinol oxidase subunit I; this translates as MNDALIADRWQFGFTIMFHYLFPVLTMGLGVLIATLKTLHLRRKDDRYGQLARFWARIFAITFAMGVVTGIPMEFQFGTNWARFSHFAGGVVGQTLFMEGVFAFFAESSFLGLFLLGEKRVPSLVHWFSAVMVAAGAILSGFFIVATDAWMQHPVGYEIVDGRAQLTSLWALLTNPYALSQYPHVISGSMVTASMVMAAVGAYYLLSRKYEEAGRDCLRVGVISGLVFSLASLFPTGAMNGENVTRYQPVKMAAMEGLFRTQEGAPMAIIGMPDTERRDLMDPILVPRMLSYLAYGDFRARVVGLDDYPRDQQPPVELVYYSYHIMLGLGTIFIAVMSLSAFLLWRGTLFRSRWMLWVLMLAMPFPYIANQAGWIVAEVGRQPWVVWGLQRTEDATSTNVTGGMTWFTLLGFMGLYALIGLLYLFVAARIVEAGPGDAVRNGS
- a CDS encoding S9 family peptidase — translated: MTVVRRMVRPRAAARLTAGIGLMFGLACLFASPSLLAARRPIADTDLFRFVWIGDPQISPDGSQVVFVRVSVNAKDNRYETALWIVPTSGQEPPRRLTAGPRDTSPRWAPDGRRIAFVRAAEKDARPGVGQLHLLDLSGGEPRPLTDLPRGCSAPEWSPDGRLLAFTTTTLPKDLVPPDNRKEPRAAPAADAERLPAHESDVRVITKATYRSNGSGYADPERHSHIWTVVAAAAGAGSPAPHQVTAGPFDESAPAWSTDGTRLFFTSNRVLEPYYEVAGGALYAVPVAGGEPAKIASVTGSLGQPAMSPDGRQVALVGSLAGQPVRSYNQPDLFVAGADGRSSAPRNLTTAYDFDIGGGIGGDQHPPRGGGSPGVEWAPDGQSIFALAAEQGRANLNRVDVASGAVTPVTKGDHEVVSWSLSRNGAKAVVLVSTPTAIGDLFVLDVPPAGSAPPPMKQITRVNEQLFSQLDLAEPEEIWYPSFDGRRINGWILKPPGFDPSKKYPLILEIHGGPHSAYGCTFTHEFSWMAAKGYVVLYTNPRGSSSYGQEFGNLIQFHYPGDDYKDLMAGVDALVGRGYVDEKRVGVTGGSGGGVLTNWTITQTTRFAAAVSQRSIADWSGFWFTADFTLFQPTWFRAAPWEDPADFAERSAITHIAKVTTPLMLVEGEADYRTPPAAGGEVMFRALKYLKKPVVMVRFPGESHELSRSGQPWHRVERLQHIVGWFDKWLMGAASDRYDVKN